The Apium graveolens cultivar Ventura chromosome 6, ASM990537v1, whole genome shotgun sequence genome contains a region encoding:
- the LOC141665741 gene encoding uncharacterized protein LOC141665741 produces the protein MASKKTSYVGKDVSPRRNNVTPLRQSPPPPHHKVINFISGGSEICGLTYSQAKRESREIDVRVTQVGVGNDNLPSLMFDESGKKNIREPQQDGLVISLPVGNCLIKRILVDNGSAANIVMLSTLIQMGLKESDMIKKSTTLVGFSGETKRTLGEITLPTYAQGVNLLEKFCTIDVDSSYNITMGRPWIHNLKAVSSTCHQVLKFPTPWGAQEIRGDQNMARDCYMTCLMPTVQHHGNEMPVAMVTD, from the coding sequence ATGGCGTCAAAGAAGACATCTTATGTTGGGAAGGACGTGTCTCCGAGAAGAAACAACGTGACACCATTAAGACAATCACCACCTCCACCACATCACAAGGTGATCAACTTCATCTCAGGAGGGTCAGAGATATGTGGATTAACATATTCACAGGCTAAGAGAGAATCCAGAGAAATAGACGTACGAGTCACACAAGTGGGGGTTGGCAATGACAATCTGCCATCCTTAATGTTTGATGAATCAGGCAAAAAGAACATACGAGAACCGCAACAAGATGGACTAGTCATTTCACTACCTGTGGGAAATTGCTTAATCAAAAGAATATTGGTGGACAATGGGAGTGCTGCCAACATCGTGATGCTTAGCACGCTGATACAAATGGGACTGAAGGAAAGTGACATGATCAAGAAGTCAACAACATTAGTGGGATTTAGTGGCGAGACGAAACGCACATTGGGCGAAATCACATTACCAACATATGCTCAAGGGGTCAATCTCCTCGAAAAATTCTGCACAATTGATGTGGATTCGAGTTACAACATAACTATGGGAAGGCCTTGGATTCACAACTTGAAGGCAGTGTCATCAACATGTCATCAAGTGTTAAAATTCCCAACACCATGGGGAGCTCAGGAAATAAGAGGGGATCAAAACATGGCCCGGGACTGTTACATGACATGTCTGATGCCAACCGTCCAACATCATGGAAATGAGATGCCTGTAGCCATGGTAACAGACTAG
- the LOC141665742 gene encoding uncharacterized protein LOC141665742 has protein sequence MSTGQTSYNLVYGTEAVLPTKVMIPKIRYGLLTGDVNNTELSHDKDTVDELREIAKIRLASYQQRVANTYNKHVHIRTFRVGDMVLRKTFQNTMDMTTVKFADTWEGPYFIDAVIGRVAYQLSMMDKIQIPRSWNALHLNFIMRKVLYLFL, from the coding sequence ATGTCTACAGGGCAGACATCATACAACCTAGTCTATGGCACCGAAGCTGTATTACCAACAAAGGTCATGATACCGAAAATAAGGTATGGGCTCTTGACGGGTGATGTGAATAACACAGAATTATCACACGACAAGGACACTGTGGATGAATTGCGGGAAATTGCAAAAATTCGTTTAGCTTCTTATCAACAAAGAGTGGCCAATACCTACAACAAACATGTTCACATAAGGACATTCCGTGTTGGCGACATGGTGTTAAGGAAAACGTTCCAGAACACAATGGACATGACAACAGTAAAGTTTGCTGACACTTGGGAAGGCCCTTATTTCATTGATGCTGTCATAGGACGCGTGGCTTATCAGTTGTCAATGATGGACAAGATCCAAATACCAAGGAGCTGGAACGCTTTACACTTAAACTTTATCATGCGTAAAGTTCTCTATCTTTTTCTTTAA